From Nitratidesulfovibrio vulgaris str. Hildenborough, a single genomic window includes:
- a CDS encoding sulfite exporter TauE/SafE family protein produces MLGALAIGALWFEPAWADKLSDAINAMPQGTGAGQIDPNAPAGFLGIPGAPHVSPVLSFLWAIWVGWIFSTVGAFGGVMAGVGHMTVFGLGGYAKSLGKNTPLNKIVTDSIKASNQWLVGTSGLISSFNYYRMGRLVLPLAVALGAGSIIGAWASAYFTAGKVSFSSYQGYFGLFVLVLGLYLFWETSPAGQAHKKKAKEAAKAFEEAVKKQKSGEKIDESAIGVKVKAFTMSRCVFTFSGVEFSFNPILPVVGGIVISAIAAFLGVGGGFLLVPFLTSISELPMYLAAGTSALAVLVSMITSIITLVSKGTPLDWTLIGTELVGIVIGSIIGPRTSKYFSDTLLKRIFIVLALYVGIDYVLRGFFNYRIFG; encoded by the coding sequence ATGCTCGGCGCGCTCGCCATCGGCGCGCTCTGGTTCGAGCCCGCCTGGGCCGACAAGCTTTCCGATGCCATCAACGCCATGCCGCAGGGCACGGGTGCAGGGCAGATCGACCCCAACGCCCCCGCCGGCTTCCTCGGCATCCCCGGTGCGCCCCATGTGAGCCCCGTCCTCTCCTTCCTGTGGGCCATCTGGGTAGGCTGGATCTTCTCCACCGTGGGCGCGTTCGGCGGCGTCATGGCCGGTGTCGGCCACATGACCGTGTTCGGCCTTGGCGGCTACGCCAAGTCGCTCGGCAAGAACACCCCGCTCAACAAGATCGTCACCGACTCCATCAAGGCCTCCAACCAGTGGCTGGTGGGTACGTCGGGCCTCATCTCCTCGTTCAACTACTACCGCATGGGTCGCCTCGTGCTGCCGCTGGCCGTAGCCCTCGGCGCAGGCTCCATCATCGGTGCATGGGCTTCGGCCTACTTCACCGCCGGCAAGGTGTCGTTCTCGTCCTACCAGGGCTACTTCGGCCTCTTCGTGCTCGTGCTCGGCCTCTACCTCTTCTGGGAGACCTCCCCTGCCGGTCAGGCCCACAAGAAGAAGGCCAAGGAAGCCGCCAAGGCCTTTGAAGAAGCCGTGAAGAAGCAGAAGTCCGGCGAAAAGATCGACGAGTCGGCCATCGGCGTCAAGGTGAAGGCCTTCACCATGTCGCGCTGCGTGTTCACCTTCTCGGGCGTCGAATTCTCGTTCAACCCCATCCTGCCCGTGGTCGGCGGCATCGTCATCTCCGCCATCGCCGCGTTCCTCGGCGTGGGCGGCGGCTTCCTGCTGGTGCCCTTCCTGACCAGCATCTCCGAACTGCCCATGTACCTCGCTGCGGGCACTTCCGCCCTCGCCGTGCTCGTGAGCATGATCACCTCCATCATCACCCTCGTGAGCAAGGGCACCCCGCTCGACTGGACCCTCATCGGCACCGAACTTGTCGGTATCGTGATCGGCTCCATCATCGGCCCCCGCACCTCGAAGTACTTCTCCGACACCCTGCTGAAGCGCATCTTCATCGTGCTCGCCCTCTACGTGGGCATCGACTACGTGCTGCGCGGCTTCTTCAACTACCGCATCTTCGGCTAG
- a CDS encoding PAS domain-containing protein gives MPRIPLLQRFSLRCMPFRHKINMGITLIVLLVAVLISIYVTRLATEALLDEGKRRGTALATNIALRAADSLLSSDLLRLSNIVNDLRGVDRDVVYGFILDDTGTVMAHTFGKTFPVELLKVNRLEPQQDAATLLLDTGQGHIYDFAAAVRIAGKPLGTVRVGLSRGKIVESVNDLALTITLVCGISLAIATLIGTQFAHRVTRRLNALREHAENIVCSELGMERSTFATRRHCWDTHRCDDRDCPAFGGPGKRCWVMLGTRCPRCSAALEAGTLPGECHGCLEASQPGDEIEELADAFNVLAGALHSRIEELRATERDLTRQQELLHTTLEATPDLVAMFDDEGRCLTVNRAYADFAGREPDELTGRHEKDILPEAVAGAFAADTVRVFATGQPSHLETSLQRHGKTHHFHVVKVPVFDETRRVSGVLSTARDITELRDYQGQLLQSQKMESIGKLAGGVAHEINTPLGIILGYAQLLQDDVPQGQLRDDLGIIEKQAKFCRKIVSDLLGFSRQTESQKKEMCFNNSIMEVVSLVRHTFSLENVEIITVLDDRLPIIYGAPDKLKQVWMNLLNNALGALPHGGIVKIRTRLDIAHMTVTAEFADTGTGVAAENLRKIFDPFFSTKPVGKGTGLGLSVSFGIIEDHQGSLEAVSPLPEGTITEPLPAGVLAAAPQGEVPGPGTLLRVTLPLEPINPPPPPQEG, from the coding sequence ATGCCGCGTATTCCCCTCCTGCAACGGTTCTCGCTCCGCTGCATGCCCTTCCGCCACAAGATCAACATGGGCATAACGCTCATCGTCCTGCTGGTGGCGGTGCTCATCTCCATCTATGTGACACGGCTCGCCACCGAAGCCCTGCTCGACGAGGGCAAGAGGCGGGGCACGGCGCTTGCGACCAACATCGCCCTGCGCGCGGCCGACTCGCTGCTCTCTTCCGACCTGCTGCGTCTGTCGAACATCGTCAACGACCTGCGCGGCGTCGACCGCGACGTGGTCTACGGGTTCATCCTCGATGATACCGGCACGGTCATGGCCCACACCTTCGGCAAGACCTTTCCGGTGGAACTTCTCAAGGTCAACCGGCTCGAACCGCAGCAGGACGCCGCCACGCTGCTTCTCGACACCGGGCAGGGGCACATCTACGACTTCGCCGCCGCCGTGCGCATCGCGGGCAAGCCGCTGGGCACGGTGCGCGTGGGCCTCTCGCGCGGAAAGATCGTCGAATCGGTCAACGACCTCGCCCTCACCATCACCCTCGTGTGCGGCATATCGCTCGCCATAGCCACCTTGATAGGCACGCAGTTCGCCCACCGGGTGACCCGCCGCCTCAACGCCCTGCGCGAACACGCCGAGAACATCGTGTGCAGCGAACTGGGCATGGAGCGCAGCACCTTCGCCACACGCCGCCACTGCTGGGACACCCACCGCTGTGACGACCGCGACTGCCCTGCCTTCGGCGGCCCCGGCAAACGATGCTGGGTGATGCTCGGCACCCGTTGCCCTCGATGCAGTGCCGCCCTCGAAGCCGGTACGCTCCCCGGTGAGTGCCACGGTTGCCTCGAAGCGAGCCAGCCCGGAGACGAGATCGAGGAACTCGCCGACGCGTTCAACGTGCTGGCGGGGGCCTTGCACAGCCGCATCGAGGAGTTGCGGGCCACGGAACGCGACCTCACCCGGCAGCAGGAACTTTTGCACACCACGCTGGAGGCCACACCGGACCTTGTGGCCATGTTCGACGACGAGGGACGCTGCCTCACGGTCAACCGTGCCTACGCCGACTTCGCAGGCAGGGAACCCGATGAACTGACGGGACGCCACGAGAAGGACATCCTCCCCGAGGCCGTAGCCGGGGCCTTTGCCGCCGACACGGTTCGCGTCTTCGCCACAGGGCAGCCCTCGCACCTTGAGACGTCGCTGCAACGCCACGGCAAGACCCATCACTTCCATGTGGTCAAGGTTCCCGTCTTCGACGAGACGCGGCGCGTCTCCGGCGTGTTGAGCACGGCGCGCGACATCACGGAACTGCGCGACTATCAGGGGCAGCTGCTCCAGTCGCAGAAGATGGAATCCATAGGCAAGTTGGCGGGGGGCGTGGCGCACGAGATCAACACACCGCTGGGCATCATCCTCGGCTACGCGCAGCTGTTGCAGGACGACGTACCCCAAGGTCAGCTGCGCGACGACCTCGGCATCATCGAGAAGCAGGCGAAGTTCTGCCGCAAGATCGTCTCCGACCTGCTCGGCTTCTCGCGCCAGACCGAAAGCCAGAAGAAGGAGATGTGCTTCAACAACTCCATCATGGAGGTCGTCTCGCTGGTGCGGCACACCTTCTCGCTGGAGAACGTCGAAATCATCACCGTGCTCGACGACAGGTTGCCCATCATCTATGGTGCCCCTGACAAGCTGAAGCAGGTGTGGATGAACCTTCTGAACAACGCCCTCGGTGCGTTGCCTCACGGGGGCATCGTCAAGATACGCACGCGCCTCGATATCGCCCACATGACCGTCACAGCCGAATTCGCCGACACCGGCACGGGTGTGGCGGCCGAGAACCTGCGCAAGATATTCGACCCCTTCTTCAGCACCAAGCCGGTGGGCAAGGGCACAGGGCTGGGGCTTTCGGTGTCGTTCGGCATCATCGAAGACCATCAGGGTTCGCTCGAGGCCGTAAGCCCCTTGCCTGAAGGCACCATCACCGAACCCCTGCCCGCCGGGGTGCTCGCCGCCGCGCCGCAAGGCGAGGTGCCCGGCCCCGGAACGCTCCTGCGCGTGACGTTGCCCCTCGAACCCATCAACCCCCCGCCCCCTCCGCAGGAAGGATAG
- a CDS encoding phosphate/phosphite/phosphonate ABC transporter substrate-binding protein produces MKQLAMRTCLSATLLVLATLTIGLAIAGCDRDPAAKVDLSHREELPPPQTPPSITYAYLPQYSHATSFMRHGQIVEYLRKATGLPVRQVFPDTFDAHLRMVERGEIDISFSNPVAYIALERSGARAFARIVERSGEPVFRGQIVCRSDNKALQTLDDCKGKRWIAVDPLSAGGFLFALGMFLDHGIGPKDFAEIAFAPGPGGKQEKAVLGVHAGRYDFASIREGTLDIVNHTLEPGSMRVLATTPGYPSWVYAARKGLDPSIVAKVRKALLTLSDRDPEHEAILNAAGMKGIIPAEDRDYDPVRDLLAKLGLDPSKVIGE; encoded by the coding sequence ATGAAGCAACTCGCCATGCGTACCTGCCTTTCGGCCACCCTGTTGGTATTGGCGACCCTGACCATAGGGCTGGCCATCGCCGGGTGCGACCGCGACCCCGCCGCAAAGGTTGACCTGTCACACCGCGAAGAGCTGCCGCCCCCCCAGACGCCCCCCTCCATCACCTACGCCTACCTGCCGCAGTATTCACATGCCACCTCCTTCATGCGCCACGGGCAGATCGTGGAATACCTGCGCAAGGCTACGGGGCTTCCGGTACGGCAGGTCTTTCCCGACACGTTCGATGCCCACCTGCGCATGGTCGAACGCGGCGAGATAGACATCTCCTTCTCCAACCCCGTTGCCTATATCGCGCTCGAACGCAGCGGCGCACGTGCCTTTGCGCGCATCGTCGAACGTTCCGGCGAACCCGTGTTCCGCGGGCAGATCGTCTGCCGCAGCGACAACAAGGCCCTCCAGACCCTCGACGACTGCAAGGGCAAACGCTGGATAGCCGTCGACCCACTCTCTGCCGGGGGTTTCCTCTTCGCCCTTGGCATGTTCCTCGACCATGGCATCGGCCCCAAGGACTTCGCAGAGATCGCCTTCGCCCCCGGTCCCGGCGGCAAGCAGGAGAAGGCGGTGCTCGGCGTTCACGCCGGACGCTACGACTTCGCCTCCATCCGCGAAGGGACCCTCGACATCGTGAACCACACGCTTGAACCGGGCAGCATGCGCGTACTGGCGACCACCCCCGGCTATCCGAGCTGGGTGTACGCGGCCCGCAAGGGACTCGACCCGTCCATCGTCGCCAAGGTGCGCAAGGCACTGCTGACCCTTTCCGACCGCGACCCCGAACATGAGGCCATCCTCAACGCAGCGGGAATGAAGGGCATCATCCCGGCCGAGGACAGGGACTACGACCCCGTCCGCGACCTGCTCGCCAAACTGGGGCTCGACCCCTCGAAGGTGATCGGAGAATGA
- a CDS encoding FAD-binding and (Fe-S)-binding domain-containing protein: MLPTAYKTFLRHLLECVPRERVFTDPLRTLAYGTDASFYRLIPKVVVDTHTEDEVVAILKLAHRMRLPVTFRAAGTSLSGQSVTDSILVRLGDGWRKYAIFDNATKIRLQPGIIGSHANRLLAEFGKKIGPDPASIDTAKIGGIVANNASGMCCGVAENSYKTLHRMRLVLADGTVVDTGDDKSRAAFGRSHGAILEGLAALRQRVLDTPGLADRIRHKFKIKNTTGYSLNALVDFSDPFEIMQHLMVGSEGTLGFISEVTYHTVTEHPHKASALVIFPTIRDACEATTILRGEPVSAVELMDSAALCSVADKPGMPGCLIGLSGQAAALLVETRAAEKSKLEEQIARITASIDAIPKVGPVEFTDIPAEFGKLWAVRKGLFPAVGAVRKVGTTVIIEDVAFPIARLADATVELQGMFAKHGYTEAIIFGHALEGNLHFVFTQDFNSPAEIERYRAFMDDVATMVVERYDGSLKAEHGTGRNMAPFVEMEWGHDAYVLMKEIKTLFDPNGLMNPGVIINEDAEAHVKHLKPLPPAHSIIDKCIECGFCEPVCPSRNVTFTPRQRIVGWREIRRMQDGAEKSRLLRELFSGYGYLGDDTCATDGLCATRCPVGINTGSFIKELRADQTGKYATRSADWVAKHFGLVCRTVNTSLKTVDLLHGLVGTDVMEKGSSFLRVVSLKKIPLWNRAMPGGSSVPRSGGMATVPGRRVVYFPSCIARSMGPARDDNERDPLPAKTVSLLIKAGYEVLFPERLGDLCCGQPFESKGFKAQADMKAKELDAALLKVSNDGEYPVLCDTSPCLMRMRETLDRRLKLYEPIEFALEHLTDKLTFTRLERKVALHATCTARKMGLEGKLLQLAQLCATETVVPEDIYCCGFAGDRGFSFPELNAGALAGLREQVETCTEGYSTSRTCEVGLSLHGRIPYRNILYLVDEATSPMR; this comes from the coding sequence ATGCTGCCCACGGCCTACAAGACATTCCTGCGCCATCTTCTTGAATGTGTCCCTCGCGAGCGCGTCTTCACCGACCCGTTACGCACCCTCGCCTATGGCACGGATGCCAGCTTCTACCGCCTCATCCCCAAGGTGGTCGTCGACACGCACACGGAGGACGAAGTTGTCGCCATCCTCAAGCTGGCCCACCGCATGCGTCTGCCCGTGACCTTCCGCGCTGCGGGTACCAGCCTTTCAGGGCAGTCGGTGACGGACTCCATCCTCGTCCGCCTCGGTGACGGGTGGCGCAAGTACGCCATCTTCGACAACGCGACCAAGATACGCCTGCAACCCGGCATCATCGGCAGCCACGCCAACCGGCTGCTGGCGGAATTCGGCAAGAAGATAGGGCCAGACCCCGCGTCCATCGACACAGCCAAGATAGGCGGCATCGTGGCCAACAACGCCAGTGGCATGTGCTGCGGCGTGGCGGAGAACAGCTACAAGACCCTGCACCGCATGCGCCTCGTGCTGGCCGACGGTACAGTGGTCGACACCGGAGACGACAAGAGCCGCGCGGCCTTCGGGCGCAGCCACGGGGCCATTCTGGAAGGGCTCGCAGCCCTGCGGCAGCGCGTGCTCGACACCCCCGGTCTCGCCGACCGCATCCGCCACAAGTTCAAGATCAAGAACACCACGGGCTACAGCCTGAACGCCCTTGTCGACTTCTCCGACCCGTTCGAGATCATGCAGCATCTCATGGTCGGCTCGGAAGGCACACTGGGCTTCATCTCTGAAGTCACCTACCACACGGTGACCGAGCATCCGCACAAGGCCTCGGCTCTTGTCATCTTCCCGACCATCCGCGACGCGTGCGAAGCCACCACCATCCTGCGCGGCGAACCCGTCTCCGCCGTGGAACTCATGGACAGCGCCGCCCTCTGTTCCGTGGCTGACAAGCCCGGCATGCCGGGCTGCCTCATCGGGCTTTCGGGGCAGGCAGCCGCCCTGCTGGTCGAGACGCGCGCCGCAGAGAAGTCGAAGCTCGAAGAGCAGATAGCCCGCATCACGGCCTCCATCGACGCCATCCCCAAGGTCGGCCCCGTCGAATTCACCGACATCCCCGCCGAATTCGGCAAACTCTGGGCGGTACGCAAGGGTCTCTTCCCCGCCGTGGGGGCCGTGCGCAAGGTGGGCACCACCGTCATCATCGAAGACGTGGCGTTTCCCATCGCCCGCCTTGCCGACGCCACCGTCGAACTTCAGGGTATGTTCGCCAAGCACGGCTACACCGAAGCCATCATCTTCGGCCACGCGCTGGAGGGCAACCTGCACTTCGTCTTCACGCAGGACTTCAACAGCCCCGCAGAAATCGAGCGCTACCGGGCCTTCATGGACGACGTGGCGACCATGGTGGTCGAACGCTACGACGGTTCGCTCAAGGCCGAACACGGTACGGGCCGCAACATGGCCCCCTTCGTCGAAATGGAGTGGGGACACGACGCCTATGTACTGATGAAGGAAATCAAGACCCTGTTCGACCCCAACGGACTCATGAACCCCGGCGTCATCATCAACGAGGATGCCGAAGCCCACGTGAAGCATCTCAAACCGCTGCCCCCTGCGCACTCCATCATCGACAAGTGCATCGAATGCGGCTTCTGCGAACCGGTGTGCCCTTCGCGCAACGTCACCTTCACCCCGCGTCAGCGCATCGTGGGCTGGCGCGAAATCCGCAGGATGCAGGACGGTGCGGAGAAGTCCCGCCTGCTCAGGGAACTGTTCTCGGGCTACGGCTATCTCGGCGACGACACCTGCGCCACCGACGGCCTGTGTGCCACGCGCTGCCCCGTGGGCATCAACACCGGCAGCTTCATCAAGGAACTGCGGGCCGACCAGACGGGCAAATATGCCACACGCAGCGCCGACTGGGTGGCGAAGCACTTCGGCCTCGTGTGCCGCACGGTGAACACATCGCTCAAGACCGTCGACCTGCTGCACGGTCTTGTGGGGACGGACGTCATGGAGAAGGGGTCGTCCTTCCTGCGCGTGGTGTCGCTCAAGAAGATTCCGTTGTGGAACCGGGCCATGCCCGGCGGGTCTTCGGTTCCGCGTTCAGGCGGCATGGCCACCGTGCCGGGACGTCGTGTGGTCTACTTCCCGAGTTGTATCGCCCGGAGCATGGGACCCGCCCGTGACGACAACGAACGCGACCCGCTCCCCGCGAAGACCGTCTCGCTGCTCATCAAGGCTGGCTACGAAGTGCTGTTCCCGGAACGGCTTGGCGATCTGTGTTGCGGTCAGCCCTTCGAGAGCAAGGGCTTCAAGGCGCAGGCCGACATGAAGGCCAAGGAACTCGACGCGGCCCTGCTGAAGGTCTCCAACGACGGTGAGTATCCCGTGCTCTGCGACACCAGCCCATGCCTGATGCGCATGCGCGAGACCCTCGACAGGCGACTCAAGCTGTACGAACCCATCGAATTCGCGCTGGAACACCTCACCGACAAGCTCACGTTCACGCGCCTTGAGCGCAAGGTTGCCCTGCACGCCACCTGCACCGCACGCAAGATGGGACTTGAAGGGAAGCTGCTGCAACTGGCGCAGCTTTGCGCCACCGAGACGGTGGTACCCGAAGACATCTACTGCTGCGGCTTCGCGGGCGACCGTGGCTTCAGCTTCCCTGAACTCAACGCCGGGGCGCTTGCAGGGCTTCGTGAACAGGTCGAGACCTGCACCGAGGGCTACTCCACCAGCCGCACCTGTGAAGTGGGCCTGTCGCTGCACGGGCGCATCCCCTATCGCAACATCCTCTACCTCGTAGATGAGGCGACCAGCCCCATGCGCTGA
- a CDS encoding response regulator, whose protein sequence is MSDIIVLDDVIDAGVLVKRILERQGHHVTAFTDEEEAIAHIRDKGADLAILDIKLRRMTGVEVLEEMKKHRPDLRVIMLTGYPTLETARESLRLGANEYCVKPIDKDELESKVREVLGA, encoded by the coding sequence ATGTCCGACATCATCGTACTCGACGACGTTATCGATGCAGGCGTGCTGGTGAAGCGCATCCTCGAACGACAGGGGCATCACGTCACGGCGTTCACGGACGAGGAGGAGGCCATCGCCCATATCCGTGACAAGGGGGCCGACCTCGCCATCCTCGATATCAAGCTGCGCCGCATGACAGGCGTGGAGGTGCTCGAGGAGATGAAGAAGCATAGGCCCGACCTGCGCGTCATCATGCTCACGGGCTACCCCACGCTTGAGACGGCGCGCGAGTCGCTGCGACTGGGGGCCAATGAATACTGCGTGAAGCCCATCGACAAGGACGAACTCGAAAGCAAGGTGCGCGAGGTACTCGGCGCCTGA
- a CDS encoding DEAD/DEAH box helicase gives MPHPQDGLDIVDNGPVVPRRDTALSGGLASGTLVADEVVGQHPAHDDTGRSLTQGSLLEPPSHRPPSPLQDNEANASDLVAEYIAALLASRTFGRQVRHHRVIPQREAQTAPQHRPWTRAVQDILTRQGIADLYSHQARATDIIRAGRDVVVATPTASGKTFIYNLPVLEQFLRDPDARAIYLFPLKALAQDQLATFNALTAHWPRDARPAAAIYDGDTTDHFRRKIRNAPPPVLLTNPEMLHLALLPHHEQWASLFASLTHVVVDEVHTYRGVLGAHMAQVFRRLRRVCERYGAQPSFVFCSATVGNPGELAHNLTGLTPEVVTESGAPQGKRHFIFLDPEESPATAAIQLLRSALKRGLRTIVYCQSRRMTELVSLWAAEKSGPYRDRISAYRAGFLPEERRDVEARMASGQLLAVITTSALELGIDIGSLDLCILVGYPGTVMSTLQRGGRVGRARQESAVVLVAGEDALDQYFMRHPEDFFARGAEHAVLNPDNPVILARHLECAAAEIPLSAADPWLASPGASEAVQRLEREGLLLRSADGSTLLASRKRPQRHVDLRGSGSTYTIEDGEGHIIGSVDGHRALRETHPGAVYLHRGRTWVVQQLDPGARKVMASPARVGWYTRVRGNKQTEILDVQDRREAWGTRVFFGRLRVTETVTGYEKRSASGGRLLGVTPLDLPPTVFETEGLWFEIPDAAREATERELLHFMGSIHALEHAAIGILPLLVMTDRNDLGGISTPMHPQVGRPAVFIYDGMPGGAALSRLAFARADELFARTRDAIGDCPCETGCPSCVHSPKCGSGNRPIDKAGALFLLDRMAAGTPERDDGPSLHAVMPSDGVPLLPTEEHGVHDKQPEGAPPETARDGSRPAGDRGCIMPASYDAASISPSHPDDDTRQENTMNATYTATTPDGVSVASSAMAPPEKASPASSCTVAAERKSAPRVMVLDVETRRSAAEVGGWHRADRMGVSIAVLHDSGDDSFTAYPQDEVPAMLHRLREADLVVGFNIVRFDYTVLSPFAPFDLHTLPTLDMLQKVKDRLSYRVSLDNLAQATLNAPKSADGLQALRWWQEGRLDLIAEYCRKDVELTRDLYLYGLANGYLLFTNKAGQTVRVPVEW, from the coding sequence ATGCCGCATCCGCAAGACGGTCTCGATATCGTGGACAACGGGCCTGTTGTGCCCCGCCGGGACACCGCACTCTCCGGCGGCCTTGCCTCCGGTACTCTCGTAGCCGACGAGGTAGTCGGGCAGCATCCGGCTCATGACGACACGGGCAGGTCTCTCACGCAGGGTTCACTTCTGGAGCCCCCATCACACCGCCCGCCTTCCCCCTTGCAGGACAATGAGGCCAACGCCTCCGACCTTGTGGCGGAGTACATCGCCGCGCTCCTCGCCTCACGCACCTTCGGGCGGCAGGTGCGCCATCACCGGGTCATCCCCCAACGCGAGGCACAGACCGCACCGCAGCACCGCCCCTGGACGCGCGCCGTGCAGGACATCCTCACGCGGCAGGGCATCGCCGACCTGTACAGCCATCAGGCCCGCGCCACCGACATCATCCGTGCCGGAAGGGATGTCGTGGTGGCGACCCCCACAGCCAGCGGCAAGACCTTCATCTACAACCTGCCCGTGCTGGAACAGTTTCTGCGCGACCCAGACGCACGCGCCATCTACCTCTTTCCCCTGAAGGCCCTCGCACAGGACCAGCTGGCGACCTTCAACGCCCTGACAGCCCACTGGCCCCGCGATGCGCGCCCCGCTGCCGCCATCTACGACGGTGACACCACAGACCATTTTCGCCGCAAAATCCGCAATGCCCCGCCCCCGGTGCTGCTCACCAACCCGGAGATGCTGCACCTTGCCCTGCTGCCCCACCATGAACAATGGGCGAGCCTTTTCGCTTCGCTCACCCACGTGGTCGTAGACGAAGTGCATACCTACCGCGGGGTGCTCGGGGCGCACATGGCGCAGGTCTTTCGCAGGCTACGTCGGGTATGCGAACGGTACGGGGCGCAGCCCTCCTTCGTGTTCTGTTCGGCAACCGTGGGCAATCCGGGCGAACTTGCGCACAATCTCACCGGGCTGACCCCGGAGGTCGTCACCGAAAGCGGGGCACCGCAGGGCAAGCGGCACTTCATATTCCTCGACCCCGAAGAAAGCCCCGCCACTGCCGCCATCCAGCTTCTGCGCTCGGCACTCAAGCGCGGCCTGCGCACCATCGTCTACTGCCAGTCGCGGCGCATGACCGAGCTTGTCAGCCTGTGGGCCGCGGAGAAGTCAGGCCCCTACCGCGACCGCATCAGCGCCTACAGGGCCGGGTTCCTGCCCGAGGAACGGCGCGATGTCGAAGCACGCATGGCCTCGGGCCAGTTGCTGGCGGTCATCACCACCAGCGCGCTTGAACTGGGTATCGACATCGGCTCGCTCGACCTCTGCATCCTTGTCGGCTACCCCGGCACGGTGATGTCGACGCTGCAACGCGGCGGACGCGTGGGGCGCGCACGGCAGGAGTCCGCCGTGGTGCTGGTGGCGGGCGAAGACGCACTCGACCAGTACTTCATGCGCCACCCCGAGGACTTCTTCGCACGTGGCGCGGAACACGCCGTGCTCAACCCCGACAACCCGGTCATCCTCGCACGGCATCTGGAATGCGCCGCCGCCGAGATACCCCTCTCCGCCGCCGACCCGTGGCTTGCCTCACCCGGAGCATCAGAGGCGGTACAGCGTCTTGAGCGGGAGGGACTGCTTCTGCGCAGTGCCGACGGTTCGACGCTTCTGGCGTCACGCAAACGGCCGCAGCGGCATGTCGACCTGCGCGGCAGTGGTTCGACCTATACTATCGAAGACGGCGAAGGGCATATCATCGGCAGCGTGGACGGACATCGCGCCCTGCGCGAGACGCATCCCGGCGCGGTGTACCTGCACCGGGGGCGTACGTGGGTGGTGCAGCAGCTTGACCCCGGCGCGCGCAAGGTCATGGCGAGTCCCGCCCGTGTGGGCTGGTACACGCGAGTGCGCGGCAACAAGCAGACAGAGATTCTCGACGTGCAAGACAGGCGCGAGGCTTGGGGAACGCGCGTCTTCTTCGGACGCCTGCGTGTGACCGAGACCGTGACAGGCTACGAGAAGCGCAGCGCCAGCGGTGGCAGACTCCTCGGCGTGACTCCGCTTGACCTGCCGCCCACCGTCTTCGAGACCGAAGGGCTATGGTTCGAGATTCCCGACGCGGCGCGTGAAGCCACCGAACGCGAACTTCTGCACTTCATGGGTTCCATCCATGCGCTGGAACACGCCGCCATCGGCATTCTACCCCTGCTGGTGATGACCGACCGCAACGACCTCGGGGGCATATCCACCCCCATGCACCCGCAGGTGGGACGCCCGGCGGTGTTCATCTACGACGGCATGCCCGGCGGTGCCGCACTTTCGCGACTTGCCTTCGCGCGCGCCGATGAACTTTTCGCCCGCACCCGCGACGCCATCGGCGACTGCCCGTGCGAGACGGGCTGCCCCTCGTGCGTGCACTCGCCCAAATGCGGGTCGGGCAATCGGCCCATCGACAAGGCGGGGGCACTCTTCCTACTCGACCGCATGGCAGCGGGAACCCCGGAACGCGACGACGGGCCAAGCCTTCACGCGGTGATGCCGTCTGACGGAGTGCCTCTCTTGCCGACGGAAGAACACGGCGTACACGACAAGCAGCCAGAAGGCGCACCGCCCGAAACCGCCCGTGATGGCAGCCGCCCTGCAGGGGATCGCGGGTGCATCATGCCCGCTTCATATGATGCAGCCAGCATTTCGCCATCTCACCCGGACGATGACACCCGTCAGGAGAACACCATGAACGCCACATATACAGCCACGACGCCGGATGGGGTTTCTGTTGCGTCATCAGCAATGGCGCCACCGGAGAAGGCGTCACCGGCCTCCTCGTGCACGGTAGCCGCAGAACGGAAGTCTGCCCCCCGCGTGATGGTGCTGGACGTGGAGACCCGGCGTTCCGCCGCCGAGGTGGGCGGCTGGCACCGGGCCGACCGCATGGGCGTGAGCATCGCCGTGCTGCACGACAGTGGCGACGACAGCTTCACGGCGTACCCGCAGGACGAGGTGCCCGCCATGCTGCACCGTCTGCGCGAGGCCGACCTTGTGGTGGGCTTCAACATCGTGCGCTTCGACTACACGGTGCTGTCACCCTTCGCCCCGTTCGACCTGCACACCCTGCCGACACTCGACATGCTCCAGAAGGTGAAAGACCGCCTGTCCTACCGGGTGTCGCTGGACAATCTCGCACAGGCGACGCTGAACGCCCCCAAAAGTGCCGACGGCTTGCAGGCCCTGCGCTGGTGGCAAGAGGGCAGGCTCGACCTCATCGCCGAATACTGCCGCAAAGACGTGGAACTGACCCGCGACCTGTACCTGTACGGACTTGCCAACGGCTATCTGCTCTTCACCAACAAGGCGGGACAGACCGTGCGGGTACCCGTGGAGTGGTAG